The Candidatus Manganitrophaceae bacterium genome segment GTGAATGGGAGCAGGATTGCTTTTGGTGGAGAAGATCCGATCCGAACGGAAAAAAATCCGGGAGGCGCTCAAGGGGGGGGACCCCTTCCTACCGCTTCTATGAGGCCGAGACCCTCCGCCAGGGACTTCAAGTTCTCTCCAGAGAAAAAATTGATCATTATTTATGCACAGACGGCCGCTCCCTCTCAGGCCGATCTTTCCCACCTCTCCTCACTGGGCGAGCGCGAGGCCCACCGGCAGATTCCGCTCCTTCTCATCGAATCGACGCTTGATTCCGCCGAAAAACGAAAGGCCCTCGACAGCGGCGCATGGGATTATATCGACCGGCGCAGCAATCAGCTGGAAGAGCTGGCCCTCCGTACGGAGGTGCTCTTGCGCATCAAGATCGGGCAAGATAAACTAAAGCAGCGGATCCGACAGCTGGAGCGCCTCTCCATCATCGATCCGCTGACCGGCCTCTACAATCGAAAATATCTGAAAGAGTTCCTGCAACGCGAGATCAGAAGGGCGGAACGGCAAAAGGGGCAGATTGTCTGCATGATGATGGATGTCGATAACTTCAAGCGAATCAATGACGAGTTAGGTCATCTTAAAGGCGATCGGGTTCTGGTTGAGATCGGCACAATCCTTCGAGACCTCCTTCGGGGGTATGACTTCGCGGCGCGCTATGGCGGCGACGAGTTCACAATCGTTCTGCCTCAACGGATGGAGATGCAGCAGGCGTTCGAGATCGCCGACCGAATCCGCCGGACCATTTCAGGGGAAACGTTCGGCGCCGGCCGAGGGAAAAAGGGGGGCCTCCAATTTACTGTCAGCA includes the following:
- a CDS encoding GGDEF domain-containing protein → MIIIYAQTAAPSQADLSHLSSLGEREAHRQIPLLLIESTLDSAEKRKALDSGAWDYIDRRSNQLEELALRTEVLLRIKIGQDKLKQRIRQLERLSIIDPLTGLYNRKYLKEFLQREIRRAERQKGQIVCMMMDVDNFKRINDELGHLKGDRVLVEIGTILRDLLRGYDFAARYGGDEFTIVLPQRMEMQQAFEIADRIRRTISGETFGAGRGKKGGLQFTVSIGACVFPSAGIETEEALIAADDDALYQAKRGGKNCILFHQI